A genome region from Pleurocapsa minor HA4230-MV1 includes the following:
- a CDS encoding flippase-like domain-containing protein, which translates to MNFKRFVSILISVAILLYIYTQIDVVNLLKVLQNCDRLMLMISLVMVIPITLVTSWRLQQLVPHHSLGFLEANRLILGASVLNMVLPSKMGDIAKSYFMAERSKINGSLALSISIFEKTCDLLSLLLWCVFGLLLYPAKDSLFWLMTAGVGIGLGIGLLMLGSQSFADWFFAIAIKFAPQKLKSKLEKMQASWGEMHDYFWSDKQQLLIITSTSVFIWFLHLLQIWLFILALKAIAPFLVSLALSPLSILAGLLPLTFAGIGTRDAAIIYFYQDYFNEATGAALGLLCTSRYFIPALIGLPFLGQMLGAAKKINH; encoded by the coding sequence GTGAATTTTAAACGGTTTGTTTCAATTTTAATTAGCGTTGCGATCCTGCTTTATATCTATACTCAGATTGATGTTGTCAATTTGCTCAAAGTATTGCAAAATTGCGATCGCCTGATGTTAATGATCAGTTTAGTCATGGTAATTCCCATCACCTTAGTTACCTCCTGGCGGTTACAGCAGTTAGTACCCCACCATAGTTTGGGGTTTTTGGAAGCCAATCGTTTAATTTTGGGTGCCAGTGTCCTCAACATGGTTTTACCATCCAAAATGGGAGATATCGCCAAGTCATATTTCATGGCTGAAAGGTCGAAGATTAACGGTAGCCTGGCTCTTTCGATCTCTATCTTTGAAAAAACCTGCGATTTACTCTCGCTCTTATTGTGGTGCGTATTTGGTCTATTACTCTATCCTGCCAAAGATAGTCTATTTTGGCTGATGACCGCAGGGGTTGGAATCGGCTTAGGGATTGGTTTACTGATGCTAGGGTCACAATCTTTTGCTGATTGGTTTTTCGCGATCGCCATTAAGTTTGCACCTCAAAAACTTAAGTCTAAACTTGAGAAAATGCAGGCTTCTTGGGGAGAAATGCATGATTATTTTTGGTCAGACAAACAGCAATTATTAATTATTACCAGTACATCAGTATTCATCTGGTTTTTACATCTGCTGCAAATTTGGCTCTTTATCCTGGCTTTAAAAGCGATCGCGCCTTTTTTGGTTAGTTTGGCACTTTCCCCTTTATCAATTCTGGCGGGATTACTACCGCTAACTTTTGCGGGAATTGGTACGCGGGATGCTGCCATAATTTACTTTTATCAAGACTACTTCAATGAGGCTACTGGCGCAGCTTTAGGATTATTGTGTACTTCTCGCTATTTTATTCCAGCGCTGATTGGCTTGCCTTTTCTAGGACAAATGCTTGGTGCTGCGAAAAAGATTAATCATTGA
- a CDS encoding threonine synthase: MTQTPIKTAKGRTFTHLVSKEGGVKYPLKALNVCEETFSPLEVAYDYDEIRRQVSRESIAAGPNSIWRYKAFLPVESENPIDVGTGMTPLVKSNRLARRLGLKNLYIKNDAVNMPTLSFKDRVVSVALTRARELGFSTVSCASTGNLANSTAAIAAHAGMDCCVFIPADLEAGKIMGTLIYNPTVMAVKGNYDQVNRLCSEVGNSYGWGFVNINLRPYYSEGSKTLGYEVAEQLGWELPDHIVAPLASGSLFTKIYKGFNEFVKVGLIEDKQVRFSGAQAEGCSPIAQAFKEGRDFVTPVKPNTIAKSIAIGNPADGYYALDIARKTNGNIESVTDAEIIEGMKLLAETEGIFTETAGGTTIAVLKKLVEAGKINPDEKTVVYITGNGLKTQEAVQGYIGEPLTIEPKLDSFERALERSRTLERLEWQQASV; the protein is encoded by the coding sequence ATGACTCAGACACCCATCAAAACCGCTAAAGGACGCACTTTTACTCATTTGGTATCCAAAGAAGGTGGAGTGAAGTATCCACTGAAAGCACTGAACGTATGCGAAGAAACGTTTTCGCCTTTAGAAGTTGCTTACGATTATGACGAAATTCGTCGCCAGGTTAGCCGTGAAAGTATTGCAGCAGGGCCTAATTCAATTTGGCGCTACAAAGCATTCTTACCTGTAGAAAGTGAAAATCCGATTGATGTTGGTACAGGCATGACTCCTTTGGTCAAGTCCAACCGTTTAGCGCGTCGTCTGGGTCTAAAAAATCTTTATATCAAAAACGATGCGGTCAACATGCCGACTCTTAGCTTTAAAGATAGGGTGGTGTCTGTAGCCTTGACCCGTGCTAGAGAACTCGGCTTTTCGACTGTTTCTTGTGCTAGTACTGGTAACTTAGCCAATTCTACTGCTGCGATCGCTGCTCATGCAGGTATGGACTGCTGCGTATTTATTCCTGCGGATTTAGAAGCGGGAAAAATTATGGGGACTCTGATCTATAACCCTACAGTCATGGCGGTGAAGGGTAACTACGATCAAGTAAACCGTCTTTGTTCTGAAGTAGGTAACAGCTACGGCTGGGGTTTCGTCAACATTAACCTTCGTCCCTACTATTCTGAGGGTTCTAAAACTCTAGGTTACGAAGTAGCAGAACAGTTAGGCTGGGAATTACCCGATCATATCGTGGCACCTCTAGCCTCTGGTTCTCTGTTTACCAAAATCTATAAAGGCTTTAACGAATTTGTCAAAGTCGGTTTAATTGAAGACAAGCAAGTTCGCTTTAGTGGCGCACAGGCAGAAGGTTGTTCACCTATTGCTCAAGCCTTTAAAGAAGGCAGAGACTTTGTTACTCCTGTTAAGCCAAATACGATCGCCAAATCGATTGCGATCGGCAATCCTGCTGATGGCTATTATGCCCTAGACATTGCCCGTAAAACCAACGGTAATATTGAAAGCGTCACTGATGCCGAAATTATCGAAGGCATGAAGCTATTGGCAGAAACTGAAGGTATCTTTACCGAAACTGCTGGTGGTACGACTATTGCTGTTCTCAAGAAGCTGGTAGAAGCTGGTAAAATCAATCCTGACGAGAAAACAGTTGTTTATATCACTGGTAACGGTTTAAAAACCCAAGAAGCAGTACAAGGATATATCGGTGAGCCTTTAACCATCGAGCCAAAATTAGATAGCTTCGAGCGTGCGCTAGAACGTTCACGTACTTTAGAGCGTTTGGAGTGGCAACAAGCCAGCGTTTAG
- a CDS encoding MoaD/ThiS family protein produces the protein MTVKVLVPTPLQKFTNNQATIECDGGNIDQLIDALETNCPGIKARICDESGQPRRFLNLYVNSEDIRFLEGTDTALSDGDEVSIVPAVAGG, from the coding sequence ATGACCGTTAAAGTATTAGTTCCAACTCCCTTGCAAAAGTTCACTAACAATCAGGCAACTATTGAATGTGATGGTGGCAATATCGATCAACTGATCGACGCTTTGGAAACCAACTGTCCAGGTATCAAAGCTCGTATTTGCGATGAAAGTGGTCAACCCCGTCGTTTCTTAAATCTTTACGTCAACAGTGAAGATATTCGATTTTTAGAAGGTACAGATACAGCACTTAGCGATGGTGATGAAGTGAGTATTGTTCCCGCTGTGGCTGGGGGTTAA
- a CDS encoding CHAD domain-containing protein, producing the protein MSKRSLKTTEKNSVVAVKKLAEQAIAKHSRLIFKHEAGVFKDKDPEDLHQMRVGLRRLRSAIASLAWAMNLPEIVTVKKLGKIGHSLGALRDLDVLLEVLSNNYRPLLSDKEQKILDKAIKSLGKRRNDKLKQVHKTLNSKLYLELKQELKDWLKRPKYKVSGDYSLNFVLPDLLLPSVSEFLLHPGWLVGVELKEGKIEFPTVDNMEAIDRLLELEATFLHDLRKSAKKTRYSLELFAQFYGKSYHDYLKRIEAVQEILGQIQDIHVLIEVLEKVLRSPIAEKMPELADLLLRTRYQKWLEWQILQKQFLEVQTRQKLRQEIQAVLNSQKLTNNH; encoded by the coding sequence ATGAGTAAGCGTTCATTAAAGACTACCGAGAAAAATAGCGTAGTGGCTGTGAAAAAACTAGCCGAGCAAGCGATCGCTAAACACAGTCGCCTAATATTTAAACATGAAGCTGGGGTGTTTAAAGATAAAGACCCAGAAGACTTGCACCAAATGCGAGTAGGATTAAGACGCTTACGAAGTGCGATCGCCAGCTTGGCTTGGGCGATGAATCTACCAGAAATCGTGACGGTCAAAAAGCTGGGAAAAATCGGACATTCTTTAGGTGCGCTTCGAGATTTAGATGTTTTGCTCGAAGTTTTAAGCAATAATTATCGACCGCTATTGTCGGATAAAGAGCAGAAGATTTTAGATAAAGCGATCAAATCTCTAGGCAAAAGACGTAACGATAAATTAAAGCAAGTTCATAAAACTCTCAACAGTAAGCTCTATCTAGAACTTAAGCAGGAACTAAAGGATTGGCTCAAACGACCAAAGTATAAAGTATCTGGAGACTATTCTCTTAATTTTGTGTTGCCAGATTTGCTTTTGCCTTCCGTTTCCGAATTTTTACTGCATCCAGGCTGGTTAGTGGGGGTAGAACTCAAAGAAGGTAAAATTGAATTTCCAACAGTCGACAATATGGAGGCAATAGATCGACTTTTAGAATTAGAAGCTACTTTTTTACACGATCTACGTAAATCGGCAAAAAAAACTCGCTACAGTTTAGAGTTATTTGCTCAATTTTATGGAAAGTCCTATCATGACTATCTTAAACGAATAGAAGCAGTTCAAGAAATTTTAGGCCAGATTCAAGATATTCATGTTTTGATCGAGGTGCTAGAAAAAGTATTGCGATCGCCGATTGCGGAAAAAATGCCCGAACTGGCAGATTTGCTGTTAAGAACTCGATATCAGAAGTGGCTAGAATGGCAAATTTTACAAAAACAGTTTCTTGAAGTCCAGACTAGACAAAAACTTAGACAAGAGATCCAAGCTGTTTTAAACAGTCAAAAGTTAACGAATAACCACTAA
- a CDS encoding S-methyl-5'-thioadenosine phosphorylase translates to MIEAKIGIIGGSGLYKMDALKDVQEVKLTTPFGDPSDALIIGELEGATVAFLARHGRNHHLLPTELPFRANIHAMKQLGVEYIISASAVGSLKEAAKPLDMVIPDQFIDRTKNRVSTFFGEGLVAHIAFGDPICPNLADILADAVDSLNLPEVNLHRGGTYVCMEGPAFSTKAESNLYRSWDATIIGMTNLTEAKLAREAEIAYATLALVTDYDCWHLDHDSVTVEMIIDNLHKNAINAQLVIKATVNKLNANPPESIAHSALKYAILTPPDKIPAATKAKLSLLTKKYF, encoded by the coding sequence ATGATCGAGGCAAAAATTGGCATTATTGGCGGCAGTGGGTTATATAAAATGGATGCTCTCAAGGATGTTCAGGAAGTAAAACTAACTACTCCTTTTGGCGATCCTTCCGATGCCCTCATCATTGGTGAATTAGAGGGTGCAACGGTGGCTTTTCTGGCTCGTCATGGACGTAATCATCACCTGTTACCTACTGAATTACCTTTTCGTGCCAATATTCATGCGATGAAGCAATTAGGGGTTGAATATATCATTTCTGCTTCTGCTGTTGGCTCACTCAAAGAAGCTGCTAAACCTCTAGATATGGTAATTCCTGACCAGTTTATCGATCGCACTAAAAATCGCGTTTCCACCTTTTTTGGCGAGGGATTAGTTGCTCATATTGCCTTTGGCGATCCTATTTGTCCTAATCTTGCCGATATTTTGGCTGATGCTGTGGATTCATTAAATTTGCCAGAAGTTAATCTACATCGTGGTGGCACTTATGTCTGTATGGAGGGCCCTGCATTTTCTACCAAGGCGGAATCTAATCTTTACCGTAGTTGGGATGCCACTATTATTGGCATGACTAATTTGACTGAGGCGAAATTAGCCAGAGAGGCAGAAATAGCCTATGCTACCTTGGCTCTGGTAACAGATTACGATTGTTGGCATCTCGATCACGATAGCGTTACGGTGGAAATGATTATTGATAATCTACATAAAAATGCCATCAATGCTCAACTAGTCATTAAAGCCACAGTTAACAAGCTCAATGCCAATCCGCCAGAATCAATAGCTCATTCAGCTTTAAAATATGCCATTTTGACTCCTCCTGACAAGATTCCTGCTGCAACTAAAGCAAAGTTGTCTTTATTGACTAAAAAGTATTTTTAA
- a CDS encoding DNA starvation/stationary phase protection protein has translation MSTTTGLLRPYGHVEDNPVLLDKSVTEPVCEGFNAVLSSFQGLYLQYQKHHFVVEGSEYYSLHEFFAESYEEVQGHVHEIGERQNGLGGIPAASFSKLAELCCFEQEDDGVFGERQMVEHDLLAEQEIIKLLRQQAAQAESLGDRATRYLYEQILLKTEERAYHLQHFLVHDSLTLAFVGNRANGSN, from the coding sequence ATGTCTACTACTACAGGGTTACTGCGTCCTTATGGTCATGTTGAAGACAATCCAGTTTTATTGGATAAAAGTGTTACTGAGCCAGTGTGCGAAGGTTTTAATGCTGTCTTATCAAGCTTTCAAGGTTTATACTTGCAATATCAAAAACATCATTTTGTAGTCGAAGGTTCAGAATATTATTCCCTGCACGAATTCTTTGCCGAAAGCTACGAAGAAGTTCAAGGACACGTTCATGAAATTGGCGAAAGACAAAACGGCTTGGGTGGTATTCCTGCTGCTAGCTTTAGTAAATTAGCTGAATTATGCTGCTTTGAACAAGAAGATGATGGTGTCTTTGGTGAACGTCAGATGGTAGAACATGACTTGTTGGCAGAACAAGAGATTATCAAACTATTGCGTCAACAAGCAGCTCAAGCAGAGAGCTTAGGCGATCGCGCTACTCGCTATTTATACGAGCAGATCTTGCTAAAAACCGAAGAAAGAGCCTATCATTTGCAGCATTTCTTAGTTCACGATAGCTTGACTTTAGCTTTTGTTGGTAACCGCGCCAATGGTTCAAATTAG